A portion of the uncultured Draconibacterium sp. genome contains these proteins:
- the rfbC gene encoding dTDP-4-dehydrorhamnose 3,5-epimerase: MNIVETGIPGLVIIEPRVFEDDRGYFFESYHQEKYREAGIERPFIQDNESRSVKGVVRGLHYQLGEAAQAKLVRVIQGSVYDVAVDLRKGSPTFGKSFGLELSENNKKQLYVPRGFAHGFSVLSETAIFTYKCDNLYNRDAESSIHPFDKTLGIDWMVKREEAIVSEKDQNAPAFENAQINFEYQSK, translated from the coding sequence ATGAATATAGTAGAGACAGGGATCCCGGGATTGGTAATTATTGAACCGCGGGTGTTTGAAGATGATCGGGGTTACTTTTTCGAATCGTACCACCAGGAAAAATACCGTGAGGCCGGAATAGAAAGACCATTTATACAAGATAATGAATCGCGCTCGGTAAAGGGTGTTGTTCGTGGTTTGCATTACCAGCTTGGCGAAGCCGCTCAGGCAAAACTGGTACGTGTAATACAGGGTAGCGTTTACGATGTAGCCGTTGATTTGCGTAAAGGTTCGCCAACATTCGGAAAATCGTTTGGTCTCGAACTAAGCGAAAATAATAAGAAACAGTTATATGTTCCACGAGGCTTTGCTCATGGCTTCTCTGTTTTAAGCGAAACGGCTATTTTTACCTACAAATGTGATAATTTATATAATCGCGATGCAGAAAGTTCAATTCATCCTTTTGACAAAACATTAGGAATTGACTGGATGGTAAAACGTGAAGAGGCAATTGTATCTGAAAAAGATCAAAATGCACCGGCATTTGAAAATGCTCAAATAAATTTTGAATACCAATCAAAATGA
- the rfbD gene encoding dTDP-4-dehydrorhamnose reductase has protein sequence MKILVTGAYGQLGNELNLLSKNYPGWEFVFTDVDSLDITNEDQVKNYFEENGFQLVINCAAYTAVDKAESDFETAQKVNALAPKLLAKYAKANGARLIHVSTDYVFSGVGHLPYNEVDEVAPNGAYGKTKLEGEQNCQTENPDTVIIRTAWLYSTFGNNFVKTMLRLGVDRDELGVVFDQVGSPTYAADLAAAILKIAESEKFVPGIYHYSNEGVASWYDFALAIFELSNVQCKVKPVLSENFPTPAKRPAYSVLNKAKIKETYGVEVPYWRDSLKICIKHLERE, from the coding sequence ATGAAGATATTAGTAACAGGCGCATACGGACAATTGGGCAACGAATTAAATCTGTTAAGTAAAAATTACCCCGGTTGGGAATTTGTTTTTACCGATGTTGATTCGTTAGATATTACCAATGAAGACCAGGTGAAAAACTACTTTGAGGAAAATGGTTTTCAGCTGGTAATAAATTGTGCTGCCTACACAGCTGTTGACAAGGCTGAGTCGGATTTTGAAACGGCACAAAAAGTAAATGCACTGGCACCCAAGTTGCTTGCAAAATATGCAAAAGCCAATGGTGCCCGGTTAATACACGTTTCAACCGATTATGTTTTTTCAGGAGTTGGGCATTTACCTTACAACGAAGTTGATGAGGTGGCGCCAAATGGAGCTTACGGAAAAACAAAACTGGAAGGCGAACAAAATTGTCAGACCGAAAATCCGGATACGGTAATTATCAGAACTGCCTGGTTGTATTCAACATTCGGCAATAACTTTGTAAAAACCATGCTTCGGCTTGGTGTCGATAGAGATGAGTTGGGTGTGGTTTTCGATCAGGTTGGATCGCCCACTTATGCAGCCGATTTGGCTGCTGCAATTTTAAAAATAGCCGAAAGTGAAAAGTTTGTGCCGGGCATTTATCATTATTCCAACGAAGGAGTGGCCAGCTGGTACGATTTTGCTTTAGCAATTTTCGAACTTTCAAATGTTCAATGTAAGGTAAAACCGGTATTGTCCGAAAATTTTCCTACTCCGGCAAAACGCCCGGCCTACAGTGTGTTGAATAAAGCTAAAATTAAAGAAACATATGGCGTGGAGGTTCCATATTGGCGCGATAGTTTAAAAATTTGTATAAAACATCTAGAAAGAGAATAA
- a CDS encoding ribonuclease Z, with translation MSFELTILGSNSALPTSNRYPTAQVLDVPGRCFLIDCGEGTQIQLRRNRISFSKIRHIFISHLHGDHFYGLVGLLSTMNLLGVKSDVHIYAPSELKTLIQPQLDFIRGEMSIKPIFHPLNLKKPQTVFENKNIEVLSFPVKHSIPTVGFLFREKPKQANIKKEMIEAYNIPLAKIKDIKAGADFEAEDGRIIPNEKLTTPPPKPKSYAFCTDTAFHPPLAEIIEGVDLLYHEATFLEELKDLAGKTLHSTARQAAEMAKLSKASKLLIGHFSSRFKNLEDFKTEAREVFKNTELAIEGKKYII, from the coding sequence ATGTCTTTCGAATTAACCATACTGGGTAGTAATTCAGCATTACCGACTTCAAATAGATATCCAACAGCCCAGGTACTTGATGTACCTGGGCGTTGTTTTTTAATCGACTGTGGCGAAGGCACCCAAATACAATTGCGCCGAAACCGAATCAGTTTCAGCAAAATCAGGCATATTTTTATTTCGCATTTACATGGCGACCATTTTTACGGTTTAGTTGGTTTGTTATCTACAATGAATCTGCTGGGCGTAAAAAGCGATGTGCACATTTATGCTCCTTCTGAATTAAAAACTCTTATTCAACCTCAACTCGATTTTATTCGCGGAGAAATGAGTATCAAACCCATTTTTCATCCGCTGAATCTGAAAAAACCGCAAACAGTTTTCGAGAATAAAAACATCGAAGTGCTATCGTTTCCGGTAAAACACAGCATTCCAACTGTAGGTTTTCTGTTCAGGGAAAAGCCAAAACAAGCCAACATCAAAAAGGAAATGATAGAAGCTTACAACATTCCGTTGGCAAAAATTAAGGACATTAAAGCCGGCGCTGATTTTGAAGCTGAAGACGGAAGAATCATTCCAAATGAAAAACTGACGACTCCCCCACCAAAACCAAAATCGTACGCATTTTGCACTGATACTGCTTTTCATCCGCCACTTGCAGAAATAATTGAAGGCGTTGATTTGTTGTACCACGAAGCTACCTTTTTAGAGGAGTTAAAAGATTTGGCCGGAAAAACACTACACTCCACTGCACGCCAGGCAGCCGAAATGGCAAAATTGAGCAAAGCTTCAAAACTGCTGATCGGTCATTTTTCAAGCCGTTTTAAAAATTTAGAGGACTTTAAAACCGAGGCCCGAGAAGTTTTCAAGAACACAGAACTGGCAATAGAAGGGAAAAAGTACATTATCTAA
- the rfbA gene encoding glucose-1-phosphate thymidylyltransferase RfbA, with product MKGIILAGGSGTRLYPITRSISKQIIPVYDKPMIYYPLSVLMLAGIREILIISTPDDIGLYEKLFGDGSQLGLKLSYKIQPSPDGLAQAFILGEEFIGDDNVSMILGDNIFYGYKFRKILEQAATLEDGATVFGYYVNDPERYGVVEFDNSGKVISIEEKPDEPKSNYAVTGLYFYSNDVVEKAKALKPSKRGELEITDLNRIYLEEKRLNVQLLSRGFAWLDTGTHDSLLQASNFISTIEQRQGLKVSCIEEIAWKKGYISTEQLIELAKPLSKNQYGEYLLKIANKKAFTF from the coding sequence ATGAAAGGAATAATTTTAGCCGGCGGTTCCGGAACCCGCCTTTATCCAATTACACGATCTATCTCAAAACAAATAATTCCGGTTTACGATAAGCCAATGATTTATTATCCGTTGTCGGTATTAATGCTGGCCGGTATTCGTGAGATACTGATTATCTCAACTCCGGATGATATTGGTTTGTACGAGAAATTATTTGGCGACGGTTCGCAGCTGGGTTTAAAACTGTCGTACAAAATACAGCCATCTCCTGATGGTTTGGCACAAGCCTTTATTTTGGGCGAAGAATTTATTGGCGACGACAACGTAAGTATGATTCTTGGCGACAATATATTTTATGGTTATAAATTCAGAAAGATTCTGGAACAAGCCGCAACCCTTGAAGACGGTGCAACAGTTTTCGGATATTATGTGAATGATCCTGAGCGTTACGGAGTTGTTGAGTTTGACAATTCCGGAAAAGTTATCAGTATTGAGGAGAAACCGGATGAGCCAAAATCGAATTATGCGGTTACCGGACTCTATTTTTATTCGAACGACGTGGTTGAAAAGGCAAAAGCATTAAAACCATCAAAGCGCGGAGAGTTGGAAATTACCGACCTGAATCGTATTTATCTTGAGGAAAAACGACTAAACGTTCAACTTCTAAGCCGCGGATTTGCGTGGTTAGATACCGGAACACACGACAGCTTATTACAGGCATCTAATTTTATATCGACAATTGAGCAGCGCCAGGGATTGAAAGTTTCGTGTATTGAAGAAATTGCCTGGAAAAAAGGATACATAAGCACCGAACAATTGATAGAGTTGGCCAAACCTCTCAGTAAAAATCAATATGGCGAATACCTATTAAAAATAGCCAACAAAAAAGCATTTACATTTTAG
- a CDS encoding phospho-sugar mutase: protein MENQELLEVRAKAQEWLSDTYDEETRVQVQALLDAEDPTELIDSFYRSLEFGTGGLRGIMGVGTNRMNIYTVGAATQGLSNYLKKNFADLDEIKVAIGHDCRNNSRLFSETSAKIFAANGIKAYLFDDLRPTPELSFAIRELGCQSGIILTASHNPKEYNGYKAYWEDGSQIVGPHDVNIVNEVAKIKPEDIKFDGPDELIEILGEEMDNKFLAEVKKVSISPDVVERHKDIKIIYTPIHGTGVKLIPAALREFGFTNIINIPEQDVVSGDFPTVVSPNPEEPAAMEMAMKKAAEIDADVVMASDPDSDRIGVVVKDDKGEYIIVNGNQTALLFFYYIIVKMKEAGKLKGNEFVVKTIVSTEMIAEVARRNNIEYFDVYTGFKFIAEVIRDNEGVKKYIGGGEESFGFMPSDFVRDKDAVSACALMAEITAWAIDQGKTLYELLQDIYLEYGFSREKMKYVVRKGKSGAEEIQQIMTKFRNDPPKELGGSPMEWVKDYSTLVAKNLITGEEKKIDQKITSNVLQFFTQDGTKISVRPSGTEPKIKFYFEVAGELNAREDFDAEEQKADAKIDAIMEELGL, encoded by the coding sequence ATGGAAAATCAAGAATTATTGGAAGTAAGAGCGAAAGCACAGGAGTGGCTTTCGGATACTTATGATGAAGAAACAAGAGTCCAGGTTCAGGCATTGCTTGATGCTGAAGATCCAACCGAGCTGATTGATTCTTTTTACCGCAGTTTGGAGTTCGGAACCGGCGGTCTTCGTGGCATTATGGGAGTTGGAACCAATCGTATGAACATATATACTGTTGGTGCTGCAACGCAGGGATTAAGTAATTACCTGAAGAAAAATTTTGCCGATCTTGATGAAATAAAAGTGGCTATCGGTCACGACTGTCGAAATAACAGTCGTTTGTTTTCTGAAACCAGTGCTAAGATATTTGCCGCCAACGGAATAAAAGCATATTTATTCGACGATTTAAGACCAACTCCGGAGCTTTCGTTTGCAATTCGCGAACTAGGTTGCCAGAGTGGAATTATTTTAACGGCATCGCACAATCCAAAAGAATACAACGGATACAAAGCGTATTGGGAAGATGGTTCTCAGATTGTTGGGCCACACGATGTTAACATCGTTAACGAAGTGGCCAAAATAAAACCGGAGGACATTAAATTCGATGGTCCTGACGAGTTAATTGAGATATTGGGAGAGGAAATGGATAACAAATTCCTGGCAGAAGTAAAAAAAGTTTCCATTTCTCCTGACGTTGTTGAGCGCCATAAAGACATTAAAATCATTTATACGCCAATTCATGGAACAGGAGTGAAATTAATTCCTGCTGCTTTGCGCGAATTTGGTTTTACAAACATCATAAATATTCCTGAGCAGGATGTGGTAAGCGGCGATTTCCCAACAGTGGTTTCGCCAAACCCTGAAGAACCTGCTGCAATGGAAATGGCCATGAAAAAGGCAGCAGAAATTGATGCAGATGTTGTGATGGCTTCCGATCCCGATTCGGATAGAATTGGCGTTGTTGTAAAGGATGACAAAGGCGAATACATTATTGTAAACGGTAACCAAACGGCACTGCTTTTCTTCTACTACATTATTGTAAAAATGAAAGAAGCCGGCAAACTTAAAGGAAACGAGTTTGTGGTAAAAACAATCGTATCAACCGAAATGATTGCTGAAGTTGCCCGACGTAACAACATCGAATATTTTGACGTGTACACCGGATTTAAATTTATTGCCGAAGTGATTCGCGATAACGAAGGTGTGAAAAAATACATTGGTGGAGGCGAAGAGAGCTTTGGTTTTATGCCATCTGATTTTGTTCGCGATAAGGACGCTGTTTCGGCTTGCGCTTTAATGGCCGAAATTACCGCATGGGCGATCGATCAAGGTAAAACATTATACGAATTGTTGCAGGATATTTACCTGGAATATGGTTTCTCGCGCGAGAAAATGAAATACGTGGTTCGTAAAGGAAAGTCGGGTGCCGAAGAAATTCAGCAGATCATGACTAAATTCCGTAACGATCCGCCAAAAGAATTGGGTGGCTCGCCAATGGAGTGGGTAAAAGATTATTCAACATTGGTTGCTAAAAACCTAATTACCGGCGAAGAGAAAAAAATCGATCAGAAAATTACGTCTAATGTATTGCAGTTTTTTACACAAGACGGAACAAAAATTTCGGTTCGCCCATCGGGAACGGAGCCTAAAATTAAGTTCTATTTTGAAGTTGCCGGCGAACTGAATGCTCGCGAAGATTTTGATGCAGAAGAACAAAAAGCTGATGCAAAAATCGATGCTATCATGGAAGAACTGGGATTGTAA
- a CDS encoding CotH kinase family protein: MNLKVFLCLMAVLLVAKLTAQTKYFSSSLPLVYISTQQEILDEPKIIAQMGITWNESGEENESFSDYNHFTGNIAIEIRGSSSQMFPKKSYGFELRDNDGADMDFPLLGMPEEEDWILYAPYSDKSLIRNVLLFTLAEKLGAYAPRCRLVELFLNDSYQGVYVLMEKIKRDKNRLDIAKLKADDNDGEELTGGYIVKVDKLTGSGGDGWSSNYKNASNRITYYQYEEPEAEDISSQQANYIQNYIDAFETAVYNEDFDPLEGYQSYANINSFIDYIIMNELSKNVDGYRLSTFLYKDKNEKLNAGPLWDFNLAFGNADYYYGWETTGLQVYADLGEDEWQNPFWWKGLLRDQYFTKALKCRWEELSTAQLSNNSIEQVVDSLVNVLDEPAERNFLRWPVLGEYVWPNYYVAQTYNSEISWLKHWIVERMRVLNYMLPGDCDGEIEVPYQFAISTYPSPFTTQLNVLVTSDDNISLQIDFFTINGSRVFSQKAVVSKGENNIEINTASLPRGVYIYRIIKGNVEVKTEKIVKM, encoded by the coding sequence ATGAACCTAAAAGTCTTCCTATGCTTAATGGCCGTGTTGCTTGTTGCAAAACTTACGGCTCAAACCAAGTACTTTTCTTCTTCGCTTCCACTTGTTTATATTTCAACACAGCAAGAAATACTGGACGAACCCAAAATAATTGCACAGATGGGAATTACCTGGAATGAATCGGGTGAAGAAAATGAATCCTTTTCCGATTACAATCACTTTACCGGAAATATTGCCATCGAAATCCGGGGATCATCATCGCAAATGTTTCCCAAAAAATCGTATGGTTTTGAGTTGCGTGATAATGATGGCGCCGATATGGATTTTCCACTTCTTGGTATGCCGGAAGAAGAGGATTGGATTCTTTATGCTCCTTATTCCGATAAATCGCTGATAAGAAATGTGCTTCTTTTCACTTTAGCCGAAAAGTTAGGTGCTTATGCTCCGCGATGCCGATTGGTGGAATTATTTCTGAACGACTCGTACCAAGGTGTATACGTGTTAATGGAAAAAATTAAGCGCGATAAAAACCGGTTGGATATTGCTAAATTGAAAGCGGATGACAACGATGGCGAAGAGTTAACAGGTGGTTACATTGTTAAAGTCGACAAACTTACCGGTAGCGGCGGAGATGGATGGAGTTCAAACTATAAAAACGCAAGCAACAGGATAACTTATTATCAGTATGAGGAGCCAGAAGCGGAAGATATCTCTTCGCAACAAGCAAATTACATACAGAATTATATCGATGCTTTTGAAACGGCGGTTTATAACGAAGATTTTGATCCTTTAGAAGGATATCAAAGCTATGCCAACATTAATTCGTTTATTGATTATATTATAATGAATGAGTTGTCGAAAAATGTTGACGGGTACCGTTTAAGCACTTTTTTGTACAAGGACAAAAATGAAAAACTAAATGCGGGTCCTTTGTGGGATTTTAACCTGGCTTTTGGTAATGCCGACTATTACTACGGTTGGGAAACAACCGGTTTACAGGTTTATGCTGACCTGGGAGAGGATGAGTGGCAGAATCCGTTTTGGTGGAAAGGCCTTTTGCGCGATCAGTATTTTACAAAAGCATTAAAATGCAGGTGGGAAGAATTAAGCACCGCTCAATTGTCCAACAATTCAATTGAGCAGGTAGTTGATAGTTTGGTGAATGTACTGGATGAACCTGCTGAACGAAATTTTTTACGGTGGCCGGTTTTAGGCGAATATGTATGGCCCAACTATTACGTAGCCCAAACCTACAACTCCGAAATTTCGTGGTTAAAACACTGGATTGTAGAGCGGATGAGAGTATTGAATTATATGTTGCCGGGCGATTGTGATGGAGAAATAGAAGTGCCTTACCAATTTGCCATTTCAACGTATCCGAGTCCATTCACCACGCAATTAAATGTGCTGGTTACTTCGGATGACAATATAAGTTTACAGATTGACTTTTTTACCATAAATGGTAGCCGGGTATTTTCGCAAAAAGCTGTTGTTAGCAAAGGTGAAAACAATATCGAAATCAATACCGCTTCATTGCCTCGCGGGGTGTATATTTATCGCATAATAAAGGGCAATGTTGAGGTTAAAACAGAAAAGATAGTAAAAATGTAA
- the rpsA gene encoding 30S ribosomal protein S1: MTEEKKKELEQEVAETPVQDEKKEVVAETTEATVEETAAEEKAEAPKAEAKKEEKAVETTAEADEDFDWDSLEEGKDAYSEKERGSLEDLYNNTLNTVTEKEVLEGKVISLNKREVVVDIGYKSDGIVSLNEFRYNPELKVGDAVDVYIESLEDKKGQMILSHKKARATRSWERVNESLENDEIIKGYIKCRTKGGMIVDVFGIEAFLPGSQIDVKPIRDYDVYVGKTMEFKVVKINHEYRNVVVSHKALIEAELEQQKKEIIAKLEKGQVLEGTVKNVTSYGVFMDLGGVDGLIHITDLSWGRISHPSEIVELDQKLNVVILDFDDDKKRIALGLKQLTPHPWDNLDSELKVGDKVKGKVVVIADYGAFVEIAPGVEGLIHVSEMSWSQHLRSAQDFLSVGDEVEAAILTLDRDERKMSLGIKQLKEDPWSKIDTEYAVGSKHAAKVRNFTNFGVFVEITEGVDGLIHISDLSWTKKIKHPSEFTAIGEEIEVVVLDIDKENRRLSLGHKQLEENPWDVFETIFTADSIHEGTVVELMDKGAVIALPYGVEGFATPRHLVKEDGTSVKQDEKLDFKVIEFNKSAKRIIVSHSRIFEDVKRAAEGEQRKAQKSTNKRAMKTVSDNIEKTTLGDVSDLAALKKQMEQEEKKDK, encoded by the coding sequence ATGACAGAAGAGAAGAAAAAAGAGCTTGAGCAGGAAGTAGCAGAAACTCCGGTTCAGGACGAAAAAAAAGAAGTAGTTGCAGAAACTACAGAAGCTACGGTTGAAGAAACTGCAGCTGAAGAAAAAGCGGAAGCGCCTAAAGCAGAAGCAAAAAAAGAAGAAAAGGCCGTTGAAACAACAGCAGAAGCTGATGAAGATTTTGACTGGGACAGCCTGGAAGAAGGAAAAGACGCTTATTCTGAAAAAGAAAGAGGAAGTCTTGAAGATCTTTACAACAACACACTTAACACCGTTACAGAAAAAGAAGTTCTGGAAGGAAAAGTTATTTCGTTAAACAAACGCGAAGTAGTTGTTGACATAGGTTACAAGTCAGACGGTATTGTTAGCTTGAACGAATTCCGCTACAATCCAGAGTTGAAAGTAGGCGACGCAGTAGATGTTTACATCGAAAGTCTTGAAGATAAAAAAGGACAGATGATCCTTTCGCACAAAAAAGCGCGTGCAACCCGTTCTTGGGAGCGTGTTAACGAATCGCTTGAAAACGATGAAATCATCAAAGGATACATCAAATGTCGTACTAAAGGTGGTATGATCGTTGACGTATTTGGTATTGAAGCATTCTTGCCAGGTTCGCAAATTGATGTTAAACCTATCCGCGATTACGATGTATACGTTGGTAAAACAATGGAATTCAAAGTTGTTAAAATCAACCACGAATACCGTAACGTTGTTGTATCTCACAAAGCTCTTATCGAAGCTGAGCTTGAGCAACAGAAGAAAGAAATTATCGCTAAACTTGAAAAAGGTCAGGTATTGGAAGGAACCGTTAAAAACGTTACTTCATACGGTGTATTTATGGACCTTGGTGGTGTTGACGGATTAATCCACATCACTGACCTGAGCTGGGGACGTATTTCTCACCCAAGCGAGATTGTTGAATTAGACCAGAAACTGAACGTTGTTATCCTTGATTTCGATGATGACAAAAAACGTATCGCTCTTGGTCTGAAACAATTAACTCCTCACCCATGGGATAACCTGGATTCAGAGTTGAAAGTTGGCGACAAAGTAAAAGGTAAAGTTGTTGTTATTGCCGACTACGGTGCATTCGTTGAGATTGCTCCGGGAGTTGAAGGTTTGATCCACGTTTCAGAAATGAGCTGGAGCCAGCACCTGCGCAGTGCACAAGACTTCTTAAGCGTTGGCGACGAAGTTGAAGCAGCTATCCTTACATTAGACCGCGACGAGCGCAAAATGTCGTTGGGTATTAAACAACTGAAAGAAGATCCTTGGTCGAAAATTGATACTGAATACGCTGTTGGAAGCAAGCACGCTGCAAAAGTGCGTAACTTCACGAACTTCGGTGTATTTGTAGAAATTACTGAAGGTGTTGACGGTTTGATTCACATTTCAGACCTGAGCTGGACGAAAAAAATCAAGCACCCATCAGAATTCACTGCAATTGGTGAAGAAATTGAAGTTGTTGTACTTGACATCGACAAAGAAAACCGTCGTTTAAGTTTAGGTCACAAACAACTGGAAGAAAATCCATGGGATGTATTCGAAACTATTTTCACTGCCGATTCAATCCACGAAGGAACTGTGGTTGAGTTAATGGACAAAGGTGCTGTAATTGCACTTCCATACGGTGTTGAAGGATTCGCAACTCCACGTCACCTTGTAAAAGAAGACGGGACTTCAGTTAAGCAAGACGAAAAACTTGATTTCAAAGTTATCGAGTTCAACAAGTCGGCTAAACGAATCATTGTTTCTCACTCACGTATTTTCGAAGATGTGAAACGTGCAGCAGAAGGCGAGCAGCGTAAAGCTCAGAAAAGCACTAACAAGCGCGCCATGAAAACTGTTAGCGATAACATCGAAAAAACTACGCTTGGCGACGTAAGCGATTTGGCTGCGCTGAAGAAGCAAATGGAGCAAGAAGAGAAAAAAGACAAATAA
- a CDS encoding DUF1080 domain-containing protein gives MKIRILTVALLFVAVCAVAQEEMPGMVPEMTEIWDPEVPVITPGETPADAPSDAIVLFDGVDIDREWTNQDGGPVGWKVADGCVTVERGTGIIQTKRVFEDFQLHIEWRSPAEVIGESQGRGNSGVFLQKRYEVQVLDNYNNRTYRNGQAGSLYKQYAPLVNACKGPGEWQVYDIIYTAPRFNDDGTYFTPPTVTVLHNGVLVQNNSKLRGPTEYIGIPEYSVEKHGADVIQLQDHGNPVSYRNIWIREL, from the coding sequence ATGAAGATTAGAATTTTGACTGTAGCGCTGCTTTTTGTAGCAGTTTGTGCGGTAGCTCAGGAAGAGATGCCCGGAATGGTACCGGAAATGACTGAAATCTGGGATCCGGAAGTTCCTGTAATTACACCGGGAGAAACTCCGGCTGATGCACCTTCTGATGCCATTGTTTTATTCGACGGCGTGGATATCGACCGCGAGTGGACAAACCAGGATGGTGGTCCTGTTGGCTGGAAAGTTGCCGATGGTTGTGTAACCGTAGAAAGAGGAACCGGAATTATTCAGACAAAACGCGTTTTCGAAGATTTTCAGTTACACATTGAGTGGCGGTCGCCTGCCGAAGTGATTGGCGAAAGCCAGGGACGTGGAAACAGTGGTGTTTTCCTTCAGAAACGATACGAAGTTCAGGTGCTGGATAATTACAACAACCGTACTTACCGCAATGGTCAGGCCGGAAGTTTGTACAAACAATATGCTCCGCTTGTAAATGCATGTAAAGGACCGGGCGAGTGGCAGGTTTACGATATTATATACACAGCGCCTCGCTTTAACGACGATGGCACTTACTTTACTCCGCCAACCGTAACAGTTCTGCACAATGGCGTTTTGGTTCAAAATAACTCAAAATTGCGCGGACCTACGGAATATATTGGTATTCCTGAGTACTCGGTTGAAAAACACGGTGCCGATGTAATCCAATTGCAAGACCATGGTAACCCGGTTAGTTACCGAAACATTTGGATTCGTGAATTGTAA
- a CDS encoding STAS domain-containing protein, giving the protein MAFEIRKNEKYTLVKVNTDRLDTNNAPDLKSELVVINNNGEKNIVLDLSSVSYCDSSGLRSVLVANRLCEDAIGTFILCGLQPDVENLVKISMLHTVLLITDTVEQAEELLEKKENL; this is encoded by the coding sequence ATGGCATTCGAGATTCGAAAAAACGAGAAGTATACCTTAGTAAAGGTAAACACTGACAGATTAGACACCAACAATGCGCCCGACTTGAAATCGGAGCTGGTAGTTATTAATAACAATGGTGAAAAAAACATCGTTCTTGACTTGAGCAGCGTTAGTTACTGCGATTCGTCGGGATTACGATCAGTTTTAGTAGCCAACCGGTTATGCGAAGATGCCATAGGAACTTTTATCCTTTGCGGTTTGCAACCCGATGTAGAAAACCTGGTAAAGATTTCGATGCTTCATACCGTTCTGTTAATTACTGATACGGTTGAACAAGCAGAGGAATTGTTGGAGAAGAAAGAAAACCTGTAA